Proteins encoded in a region of the Pelmatolapia mariae isolate MD_Pm_ZW linkage group LG6, Pm_UMD_F_2, whole genome shotgun sequence genome:
- the mrpl4 gene encoding large ribosomal subunit protein uL4m, whose translation MLRFSFIFRGRGVAKRFVSSFSNESALPPNLLLPTNLVDPDRLKRPPPPADSSLPLLRKCDAAVPAHLTPVQTWVESMERQDSEPLGVAQLHPDVFAVPPRLDILHSVETWQRNYKRISHAHTKVRSEVSGGGRKPWKQKGSGRARHGSIRSPIWRGGGVAHGPRGPTSYYYMLPMKVRVQGLKVALSSKMAQDDLHIVDSLNIPTPDSQYLLDLIRHRHWGESVLIVDVGEDFSENILQATANLKTVNIIPAIGLNVHSMLKHEAIVLTLETVKFLEDKLLWHDERYTPLYPFKLPYSDFP comes from the exons ATGCTTCGATTTTCCTTCATATTTCGTGGCAGAGGAGTCGCTAAAAGG TTCGTTTCCTCGTTCTCTAATGAGAGCGCTCTGCCTCCAAACTTACTGCTGCCCACCAACCTCGTGGATCCTGACAGATTAA AGCGTCCACCACCTCCTGCAGACTCCTCTCTGCCTCTTCTGAGGAAGTGTGATGCTGCAGTTCCTGCTCACTTGACCCCTGTGCAGACCTGGGTGGAGTCTATGGAGAGACAGGACAGCGAGCCGTTGGGTGTGGCTCAACTTCACCCTGATGTGTTTGCAGTTCCTCCGAG GCTTGATATTCTACACAGTGTTGAAACATGGCAGAGAAATTACAAAAGGATT AGTCACGCCCACACCAAAgtcaggtcagaggtcagcggtGGAGGCAGGAAACCCTGGAAACAGAAAGGAAGTGGACGAGCTCGGCATGGAAGCATCCGATCACCCATATGGAGAGGAG GTGGGGTGGCTCATGGACCCAGAGGTCCCACCAGTTACTACTACATGTTACCCATGAAAGTCCGAGTGCAAGGACTCAAAGTGGCGCTGAGCTCCAAGATGGCTCAG GATGATCTTCACATTGTGGACTCCCTGAACATCCCCACACCAGACTCTCAGTACCTGCTTGACCTcatcagacacagacactgGGGAGAGTCTGTGTTAATAGTGGATGT AGGTGAAGACTTTTCTGAAAACATCCTTCAGGCCACGGCAAACTTGAAGACAGTGAACATCATTCCAGCAATCG GTCTGAATGTCCACAGCATGCTGAAACATGAAGCCATCGTCCTCACTTTGGAAACTGTTAAGTTTCTGGAGGATAAGCTGCTCTGGCACGATGAGCGTTACACACCTCTCTACCCGTTTAAACTACCCTACTCTGACTTTCCTTAA
- the LOC134628417 gene encoding uncharacterized protein LOC134628417, whose product MTMREAGQRVQPNLSRFTVASIIRTFREENRTQRRPPGGGRLRLLSEEQERELVNMVIANNVIRLQEIQRRVIEDDHLFRGINAISLSTIDRILRKNQFRMKQAYRVPFERNSDRVKNQRVEYVQRIFEIEGRPVPHEMIFVDEAGFNLTKRRKRGRNIIGHRAIVNVPGQRGGNVTMCAAISQRGVLHRHAVLGPYNTMLLLAFLDGLRQHMFQLDYREPAQPEQPHYVVVWDNVSFHRAALVRDWFTNNPRFSNIFLPAYSPFLNPIEELFSAWRWKVYDREPYVRVHLLQAMEEACLDISVDACQGWIRHARGFYPRCLAGANIACDVDEILWPDPDQRQDAVVG is encoded by the exons ATGACTATGAGGGAGGCTGGGCAACGAGtacaaccaaatttgagtcgCTTCACTGTTGCCTCCATCATCAGAACCTTCAGGGAGGAAAACAG GACACAGAGACGACCACCTGGTGGAGGCAGGTTAAGGCTTTTGTCGGAGGAGCAAGAGAGGGAACTTGTAAACATGGTAATTGCAAATAATGTAATCCGCCTGCAAGAGATTCAAAGGAGAGTGATTGAGGATGATCATCTTTTTCGAGGCATAAATGCCATCAGCCTCTCCACAATTGACCGCATCCTCCGAAAGAATCAATTCCGGATGAAACAGGCATACCGAGTCCCTTTCGAACGAAACTCTGACAGAGTGAAAAACCAACGTGTGGAATATGTTCAG AGAATCTTTGAGATTGAAGGACGGCCTGTTCCCCATGAAATGATCTTTGTGGATGAGGCAGGTTTTAACCTgaccaaaagaaggaaaagggggAGGAACATAATTGGCCATCGGGCTATTGTAAATGTCCCTGGTCAGCGTGGGGGGAATGTCACTATGTGCGCAGCCATCAGCCAACGAGGGGTACTCCACCGCCATGCCGTACTAGGACCCTATAACACTATGcttctccttgcttttcttgatggtttaagacaacatatgttccagctggactacagggaaccagcacagccagagcagcctcACTACGTTGTTGTGTGGGATAACGTCAGCTTCCATCGCGCTGCTCTGGTTCGTGACTGGTTTACCAATAACCCAAGGTTTTCTAATATctttctgcctgcatactccCCCTTTCTAAACCCGATAGAGGAGTTATTTTCGGCATGGCGGTGGAAAGTGTATGACCGAGAACCTTATGTCCGTGTTCACCTCCTTCAGGCCATGGAAGAGGCCTGCCTAGACATATCAGTAGATGCATGCCAGGGGTGGATCAGGCATGCAAGAGGATTTTACCCCCGCTGCCTGGCTGGGGCCAATATagcctgtgatgtggatgagattctCTGGCCTGACCCAGACCAAAGACAAGATGCTGTGGTGGGATaa